CGAAACGCCCCAAACGCCTCCCCGTCGTCTTCTCCCGCGCCGAAGCCAAACTCGTCCTCACCCACCTCCACGGCACCGAACTCCTCATGGCAAGCATCCTCTATGGCACCGGACTCCGACTCACCGAATGTACCACCCTCAGGATCAAAGACCTCGACTTCAATCAAAACCTGATCTATGTCCGCGAAGCCAAAGGAGCCAAAGATCGGGTCACAATGCTCCCCCAGAACATCATCCCCCACCTGCGCCGACAGATCGTACTCGTGCGCGAAACCCATCGGAAAGATCTGATCGCGCACTACGCCGGAGCGACATTCCCCGAATCCCTCGAGCGAAAATATCCCTCCGCCCCCAAACAACTCGCCTGGCAGTACCTCTTCCCCGCTTCACGACGCACCACCGACCCCCGCTCGAGTGGGGAACGCCGCCATCATATCGACGAAAGCGTTCTCCAACGTGCAGTGAAAACCGCTATCCTGCGCTCGGGGATCACAAAGAACGGAAGCTGTCACACGTTCCGGCACTCGTTCGCAACCCGATTGCTGGAAGTGGGCTATGATATCCGCACCGTCCAGGAACTTCTGGGTCACAGCAACGTCCGGACAACAATGATCTATACCCACGTTCTCACGAAGGGCGGACTCTCGGTCCGAAGCCCTCTCGATGAGCCATGAGGAGGTGTGGATTGGTTGTGCGGGAAGTTCCCCCCAGGGAAGGTGCGGCCACTCATCGAAAAGAACGCGACAACTGGCAGATGGCTTAATATAGCGATGCCTCATCGGCTTGTCAAGGCAGCGTTGAACTCGATTTATTGATGAGGCAACGGGGACATTCACCCACCACCTGCGAAAACCGGACGTTCTGCCACAATGGATACCACATCTCTGCCTGGCGCCTGATTGCTTCCTCCAGGGACCAGCTGTATACTATGTGTCCCCCTCTGCACTGTTCCACACTGCTC
This genomic interval from Ignavibacteriota bacterium contains the following:
- a CDS encoding integron integrase, producing MSQPNLLDQVHTLAALRHLSPRTIEAYTSWIKRFILFHKKRHPSTMGAPEVYTFLAYLAQSLNVSASTQNQALNAIAFLYQQVLQLDLGEIGEIPRAKRPKRLPVVFSRAEAKLVLTHLHGTELLMASILYGTGLRLTECTTLRIKDLDFNQNLIYVREAKGAKDRVTMLPQNIIPHLRRQIVLVRETHRKDLIAHYAGATFPESLERKYPSAPKQLAWQYLFPASRRTTDPRSSGERRHHIDESVLQRAVKTAILRSGITKNGSCHTFRHSFATRLLEVGYDIRTVQELLGHSNVRTTMIYTHVLTKGGLSVRSPLDEP